In Sodalis ligni, a single genomic region encodes these proteins:
- a CDS encoding carboxylate/amino acid/amine transporter, with amino-acid sequence MPLLIITTILWAFSFSLIGEYLAGQVDSWFSVLVRLTLAALVFLPFLRWRGYRATHLLLYMAVGACQLGIMYMISYRAYLYLSVPEFLLFTVMTPLYVTLVYDLLRRRRLRWGYVLSALLAVAGAAIIRYDHVSEHYWRGLLLVQAANLVFAVGQVGYKRLMEVYPMPQHTAFSWFYLGSFIVAVIGWWLFGNARQLPTTSLQWGILVWLGVVASALGYFMWNYGATQVDAGTLGIMNNFHVPAGLLVNLAIWQQRPHWPSFIVGASVIMASLWVHRRWIVARPAHKADARTRADGPSE; translated from the coding sequence GTGCCGCTGCTTATTATCACGACTATTTTATGGGCGTTTTCCTTCAGCCTGATTGGCGAGTATCTGGCCGGGCAGGTGGACAGCTGGTTTTCGGTGCTGGTGCGCTTGACGCTGGCGGCGCTGGTATTTTTACCCTTTCTGCGCTGGCGCGGTTATCGCGCAACGCATCTGTTGCTGTATATGGCGGTGGGCGCCTGCCAATTAGGCATCATGTATATGATCAGTTACCGGGCTTATCTCTACCTGTCGGTGCCGGAATTTTTACTGTTTACCGTGATGACGCCGCTGTATGTCACCCTGGTTTATGACCTGTTGCGCCGCCGGCGCCTGCGCTGGGGTTATGTATTAAGCGCCCTGCTGGCCGTGGCGGGGGCGGCGATTATCCGCTACGACCATGTCAGCGAACATTACTGGCGCGGCCTGCTGCTGGTACAGGCCGCCAATCTGGTGTTCGCCGTGGGGCAGGTGGGTTACAAAAGATTGATGGAAGTCTATCCCATGCCGCAGCACACGGCATTTTCCTGGTTTTACCTTGGTTCATTCATCGTGGCGGTCATCGGCTGGTGGCTGTTCGGTAATGCCCGGCAATTGCCCACCACCTCGCTGCAATGGGGAATTTTAGTCTGGCTGGGGGTGGTTGCTTCCGCGCTGGGCTACTTTATGTGGAACTATGGCGCGACCCAGGTGGATGCCGGCACCCTCGGCATCATGAACAACTTCCATGTTCCCGCCGGATTACTGGTGAACCTGGCCATATGGCAGCAGCGGCCGCACTGGCCCAGCTTTATTGTCGGCGCCTCGGTGATTATGGCTTCGCTATGGGTGCACCGGCGCTGGATCGTTGCGCGTCCCGCACATAAGGCAGATGCGCGCACGCGTGCTGACGGGCCGAGCGAATAA
- the ggt gene encoding gamma-glutamyltransferase: MFLAIVSRCRVGLLLAALCSQALLLPAAGAPLTYGVESDIHHPVTARHGMVSTVDETATRVGVDVLRAGGNAVDAAVAVGYALAVTHPQAGNLGGGGFMLIRTAAGKTAAVDFREMAPAGATRNMFIGTDGKADSRLSLLSPLASGTPGTVAGLSLALERYGSWPLQRVMQPAIALAKNGFIVNRALASDLAGYGKEVLVNHPNSKAVFFKADGQPYAEGEKLVQPQLAHSLESIAAQGPAAFYRGAIADDIAGEMQRQGGLISKADLAAYRAVERQPVSGTYRGYRVYSMPPPSSGGIHIIEILNILENFDLAKMGAGSADTIQVMSEAMKFAYADRSEYLGDPDFINVPVAALTNKAYAKTLAQRINLAHAIPSTQIKPGRIQPYESDQTTHYSIVDGQGNAVAVTYTLNTFFGSGIMAGNSGILLNNEMDDFAAQPGVPNMYGLVGGDANAVQARKRPLSSMSPTIVEKDGKIWLVTGSPGGSRIITTVLQILVDTIDFKQNIADATDAPRFHQQWTPDELRVEKGFSPDTLRLLSEKGQHVSVQPVMGSTQSIMVMPDGTLSGASDPRTIDDLTAGY; the protein is encoded by the coding sequence ATGTTTCTTGCCATTGTCTCCCGTTGCCGGGTCGGCTTATTACTGGCGGCGCTGTGTTCCCAGGCACTGCTATTGCCGGCCGCCGGCGCACCCCTCACTTACGGGGTTGAAAGCGATATTCATCACCCGGTCACCGCCCGGCACGGCATGGTCTCCACCGTGGACGAGACGGCCACTCGGGTGGGGGTGGATGTACTGCGCGCCGGCGGCAATGCGGTGGATGCGGCGGTGGCGGTGGGTTATGCCCTGGCGGTGACCCATCCGCAGGCGGGCAATCTCGGGGGCGGCGGCTTTATGCTGATTCGTACCGCCGCGGGCAAGACGGCGGCGGTGGATTTTCGGGAAATGGCGCCTGCCGGGGCCACCCGCAATATGTTTATCGGTACGGACGGAAAGGCCGACAGTCGGCTATCCCTGTTAAGTCCCCTGGCATCCGGCACCCCCGGCACGGTGGCGGGATTGTCCTTGGCGCTGGAACGATACGGTTCCTGGCCGTTGCAACGGGTGATGCAGCCGGCCATCGCCCTGGCAAAGAACGGATTTATCGTTAACCGGGCCCTGGCGTCCGATCTGGCCGGCTATGGCAAAGAAGTGCTCGTTAACCACCCGAACAGTAAAGCGGTATTTTTCAAGGCAGACGGACAGCCCTACGCAGAGGGGGAAAAACTGGTACAGCCGCAATTGGCCCATAGCTTGGAGTCCATCGCAGCCCAGGGGCCGGCGGCTTTTTATCGGGGCGCTATCGCCGATGACATCGCCGGCGAGATGCAGCGGCAGGGGGGATTGATTAGCAAGGCGGATCTGGCGGCCTACCGCGCGGTGGAACGCCAGCCGGTATCCGGCACCTATCGCGGCTACCGGGTTTATTCCATGCCGCCGCCGTCCTCCGGCGGTATCCATATCATCGAGATCCTGAATATTCTGGAGAATTTTGATTTGGCGAAAATGGGCGCCGGCAGCGCCGATACCATCCAGGTGATGTCGGAAGCGATGAAATTCGCCTATGCCGATCGCTCGGAATACCTTGGCGATCCCGATTTTATCAACGTGCCGGTAGCCGCACTCACCAACAAAGCCTATGCCAAAACCCTGGCGCAGCGCATCAACCTGGCACATGCCATTCCTTCCACCCAGATCAAGCCCGGCCGGATTCAGCCTTACGAGAGCGACCAAACCACCCATTATTCCATTGTCGACGGGCAGGGGAACGCAGTGGCGGTAACCTATACCCTGAACACCTTCTTCGGCAGCGGTATCATGGCGGGCAACAGCGGCATCCTGTTGAATAATGAAATGGATGATTTTGCCGCCCAGCCGGGCGTACCGAACATGTACGGGCTGGTGGGAGGGGATGCCAACGCGGTACAGGCGCGCAAGCGGCCGCTGTCGTCCATGTCCCCCACCATTGTGGAAAAAGACGGTAAAATCTGGCTGGTTACCGGCAGCCCGGGGGGCAGCCGAATTATTACCACCGTCCTGCAAATCCTCGTGGACACCATCGATTTCAAACAGAATATCGCCGACGCCACCGATGCGCCGCGTTTCCATCAGCAGTGGACGCCGGATGAGCTGCGGGTGGAAAAAGGCTTCAGTCCGGATACGCTGAGGCTATTATCTGAAAAAGGCCAGCATGTGTCGGTTCAACCGGTCATGGGCAGCACGCAGAGCATCATGGTGATGCCCGACGGCACCCTCAGCGGCGCATCCGATCCAAGAACCATAGATGATTTGACCGCTGGTTATTAG